In Acinetobacter sp. C32I, one genomic interval encodes:
- a CDS encoding phage capsid protein: MTNTFEYKQKNLKTSPALNVGTSIIDRFSPKYWRIDGPQTMSFAITNYGNGFEALFRSRTTTDLAGVIWDSYDAKDHKHLAYETKYDYTGVIWDFDIELSPSMPMLNNPTLTPTLTVQYKANGEDKVAYIVLFNYANQPASRSAHIHINWNTVKAGFAATDTFPVTNIQRISFSGFTSSYNGHSTQPLAQAEEGYIRITNSVTTGPNAKLTLKRVSVPQHNYGLCTSYDDHYDLNPQRLVDNLQALGYHGLINHYCGMSKYPEMSWDSSINKWQIPDTLVTNQSVVNPCTRKWHERFAQALQNAGMQPVFGVSFEMYSLGANEFWAQRDWNSNLGRTGYEPPSYFFSPCDQNALAYLHKAFIEFADTMAVGGCPVNMQIGEPWWWYNQGTDLPCVYDYPTKLAFNADTGLYAPDLGTIYEAVNKTGTPYDEFKAWLKNKLGQTCQDIRTVIKAKYPNAKVCPLIFFPTIRTPIETLATDINFPREHYAYPNFDYLMTEAYDWILEARLNLAHQAVAEIPSQDLNYPADKVAYLAGFVPDSSIAHLYGFDKNKPYRTPIWQRVFGDMQNNNALGLMKQLIWAYPQIMQDSVTIDIAQAPNGFFIENTLYTPVSDDTPYPPEIYL; the protein is encoded by the coding sequence ATGACAAATACTTTTGAATATAAACAAAAAAATTTAAAAACATCTCCTGCATTAAATGTTGGCACTTCTATTATTGATCGTTTTAGTCCGAAATACTGGCGTATTGATGGACCACAGACAATGTCGTTTGCAATTACCAATTATGGCAATGGTTTTGAAGCATTATTTCGCTCACGAACAACGACAGATTTGGCAGGGGTGATTTGGGATTCTTACGATGCAAAAGATCATAAGCATCTTGCCTATGAAACCAAATATGATTACACAGGCGTGATTTGGGATTTTGATATTGAATTGTCTCCATCCATGCCGATGTTGAACAATCCTACTTTGACACCAACACTTACTGTGCAATACAAAGCCAATGGTGAGGACAAGGTTGCTTACATCGTCTTGTTTAATTATGCAAATCAGCCAGCATCTCGCTCAGCACATATTCATATTAATTGGAATACGGTTAAAGCTGGTTTTGCCGCAACAGATACTTTTCCTGTGACCAATATTCAGCGAATTTCGTTTTCAGGTTTTACGAGCAGTTATAATGGGCATTCTACCCAGCCTTTAGCCCAAGCCGAAGAGGGCTATATCCGTATTACCAATTCGGTGACCACTGGGCCAAATGCCAAACTCACGTTAAAGCGAGTGTCGGTACCTCAGCATAATTATGGCCTGTGTACCAGTTATGATGATCATTATGATCTTAATCCACAGCGCTTGGTCGATAATTTGCAGGCTTTGGGCTATCACGGTTTGATTAATCATTATTGTGGTATGTCTAAGTATCCTGAAATGTCTTGGGACAGTAGTATTAATAAATGGCAAATTCCAGATACGTTGGTGACCAATCAATCTGTTGTAAATCCATGTACACGTAAATGGCATGAGCGTTTTGCTCAAGCATTACAAAATGCTGGGATGCAGCCTGTATTTGGTGTCAGCTTTGAAATGTATTCATTAGGTGCAAATGAGTTTTGGGCACAACGTGATTGGAATAGTAATTTAGGTCGTACCGGTTACGAGCCGCCTAGTTATTTCTTTAGCCCGTGTGATCAAAATGCACTTGCTTATCTACATAAAGCGTTTATTGAGTTTGCTGATACGATGGCTGTAGGCGGCTGTCCTGTAAATATGCAAATTGGTGAACCTTGGTGGTGGTATAACCAGGGTACGGATTTACCATGTGTTTATGATTATCCAACTAAATTGGCATTTAATGCAGATACTGGATTGTATGCACCAGACTTGGGAACGATCTATGAGGCCGTAAATAAAACTGGAACGCCGTATGATGAATTTAAAGCTTGGTTAAAAAATAAATTAGGGCAAACCTGTCAAGACATTCGCACCGTGATTAAAGCCAAATACCCAAATGCTAAAGTTTGTCCATTGATTTTCTTTCCAACGATTCGCACACCGATTGAAACCTTGGCAACTGATATTAACTTTCCGCGTGAGCATTATGCTTACCCTAATTTTGATTATCTGATGACCGAGGCCTATGACTGGATATTGGAGGCTCGATTAAATTTGGCGCACCAAGCTGTTGCTGAAATTCCGAGCCAAGATCTGAACTATCCTGCGGATAAAGTCGCTTATTTAGCCGGATTTGTTCCTGATTCTTCGATTGCCCATCTTTATGGCTTTGATAAGAACAAGCCATATCGAACTCCAATTTGGCAACGTGTGTTTGGAGATATGCAGAATAATAATGCTTTGGGACTGATGAAGCAGCTGATCTGGGCTTATCCGCAAATCATGCAAGATTCTGTAACGATTGATATTGCTCAAGCACCAAATGGTTTCTTTATCGAAAATACACTCTATACCCCTGTGAGTGATGATACGCCGTATCCACCTGAGATCTATTTGTAA
- the lptA gene encoding lipopolysaccharide transport periplasmic protein LptA gives MMKKIFLMTSILITCSSIFAIESDFQQSIYLDAENTRYSPNQNTFSAANIQIRQGTIDIHAAKAIGTLRNGQPHQITLTGSPVKFQQKVSEAKGMVYGKADHIDYSTSATEIILKGNASVIMDGSSISAETLRYNLTVGDIEAQGVPNKRVQMIIPPQKNVQMKPLIRSQ, from the coding sequence ATCATGAAGAAAATTTTTTTGATGACATCAATTTTAATCACTTGCTCGTCTATTTTCGCTATTGAGTCTGATTTTCAGCAATCGATTTATCTAGATGCTGAAAATACCCGTTATAGTCCGAACCAAAATACTTTTTCGGCTGCTAATATTCAAATCAGACAAGGCACGATTGATATCCACGCTGCAAAAGCGATTGGGACATTGAGAAACGGCCAACCTCATCAAATTACGCTTACGGGAAGCCCCGTCAAGTTTCAACAGAAAGTGAGTGAAGCAAAAGGGATGGTCTATGGTAAAGCCGATCACATAGATTACAGCACGTCTGCAACGGAGATCATATTAAAGGGCAATGCATCAGTGATCATGGATGGTTCCAGTATTTCAGCAGAAACACTCAGATATAATTTAACAGTTGGTGATATAGAGGCTCAAGGTGTACCAAACAAGCGTGTCCAAATGATTATCCCGCCACAGAAGAATGTACAGATGAAGCCGCTTATCAGGAGTCAGTAG
- a CDS encoding mechanosensitive ion channel domain-containing protein, with protein sequence MDYLKYLRSELSHYPWLETAIAFIILILFAALANFIAKRIIVRGIRHLITKFKSPNQSIFAQHSVTQRFANIVPAIVIMNGITTIPHLPEKFISFVQMGAQAFIFLTLALTVSEALNIFNLIYQRNPKSRNKPIKGYLQLVKLILFVVCGLMILGTFLKKDVFTLLAGFGAMAAVLMLVFQNTILSLVASVQIASYDMVRIGDWIEMPSLNADGDVIDMSLHTVTVQNFDKTFTTIPTNKLVTDTFRNWRGMSESGCRRIKRSLFLDQSSVHFMSDEEQQKLKDFLLLDQYLDAKKSEIEEFNNHLSNQSRYNQRRLTNLGTFRAYVEFYLRQHQGIAQNQTILVRQMQPTSEGLPLEIYAFTNTIAWASYEAIQSDIFDHLIAIIPEFGLRIYQAPSGHDFQVLSTEQTDKA encoded by the coding sequence TTGGATTATTTAAAGTATTTGCGTAGTGAGTTAAGCCATTACCCTTGGCTAGAAACAGCGATCGCATTCATCATTTTGATTTTGTTTGCGGCCCTTGCTAACTTTATTGCGAAAAGAATTATCGTCCGTGGTATTCGCCATTTAATTACAAAATTTAAATCTCCAAATCAATCAATTTTCGCACAGCATAGTGTGACCCAACGTTTTGCCAATATCGTTCCTGCGATTGTCATCATGAATGGCATTACCACAATTCCGCATCTTCCAGAGAAATTCATCAGCTTTGTACAAATGGGTGCGCAGGCATTTATTTTCCTGACCCTAGCACTCACTGTCAGTGAAGCGCTGAATATCTTTAACTTAATCTATCAACGTAATCCCAAATCGAGAAATAAACCGATCAAGGGATATTTACAGTTAGTTAAGCTTATATTGTTTGTGGTCTGTGGCCTGATGATTTTGGGAACCTTCTTGAAAAAAGATGTGTTTACCCTACTTGCAGGCTTCGGTGCAATGGCTGCGGTGTTAATGTTGGTATTTCAAAATACCATTCTTTCATTGGTGGCCAGTGTACAGATCGCCTCTTATGATATGGTCCGCATCGGTGACTGGATCGAAATGCCATCATTGAATGCAGACGGCGATGTCATTGATATGTCATTACATACCGTGACGGTACAGAACTTTGATAAAACCTTTACCACAATTCCAACCAACAAACTGGTGACTGATACCTTTAGAAACTGGCGTGGGATGAGTGAATCAGGCTGCCGTCGTATTAAACGTTCACTGTTCTTAGATCAAAGTAGTGTTCACTTCATGAGTGATGAAGAACAGCAAAAATTAAAAGATTTCTTACTATTGGATCAATATCTCGATGCTAAGAAGTCAGAAATTGAAGAGTTCAACAATCACTTGAGCAATCAGTCTCGGTATAATCAGCGTCGTTTAACCAATCTTGGGACATTCCGTGCCTATGTTGAGTTTTACTTACGTCAGCATCAAGGGATTGCCCAAAATCAAACCATTTTAGTGCGTCAAATGCAGCCAACCAGTGAAGGTTTACCTTTAGAAATCTATGCCTTTACCAATACCATTGCATGGGCTTCTTATGAGGCAATTCAGTCTGATATTTTTGATCACCTGATTGCCATTATTCCTGAGTTTGGTTTAAGAATTTATCAAGCACCATCAGGTCACGATTTTCAGGTGCTCTCTACTGAACAAACCGATAAAGCCTAA
- a CDS encoding DUF2058 domain-containing protein, with translation MVKNALQAQLLKAGLVDNKKAKKITKQVQHEQRLGQNDDAVLKADIDRAKQEKLAKDQALDQEKQAILEEKALKASIVQMIKHHKVKEIEGDVTYQFIDEGKIKKVYLSQQVYNALVSGSLVIAKDQDSYAYLPKALAEKIDQKMQGFILINNNTEKNDQTTDEEDPYAAYVIPDDLMW, from the coding sequence ATGGTTAAAAATGCATTGCAAGCTCAGCTGTTAAAAGCAGGTTTAGTTGACAATAAAAAAGCAAAAAAAATAACCAAGCAAGTACAGCATGAACAACGTCTAGGACAAAATGATGATGCTGTCTTAAAAGCTGACATCGACCGCGCCAAGCAGGAAAAATTAGCCAAAGACCAAGCACTGGATCAAGAGAAGCAAGCGATACTTGAAGAAAAAGCCTTAAAAGCCTCGATTGTCCAGATGATTAAACATCATAAAGTCAAAGAAATTGAAGGTGACGTAACTTATCAATTTATTGATGAGGGCAAGATCAAAAAAGTCTATCTTTCACAGCAAGTGTATAATGCCCTTGTTTCAGGTTCACTTGTGATTGCCAAAGATCAAGACAGTTACGCTTATTTACCTAAAGCGCTTGCGGAAAAAATTGATCAAAAAATGCAAGGTTTTATCTTGATAAATAACAATACCGAGAAAAATGATCAAACGACGGACGAGGAAGACCCATATGCAGCATATGTGATTCCTGATGATCTGATGTGGTAA
- a CDS encoding YoaK family protein produces MPLQRLPNWIQLGAFFLALNAGMVNVLGLFTVLHQSVSHMTGNVSMLAMSLLDWQPEHFIYLSLVILCFVIGSFYSGLILGNSSVAFGRRYGLPLSLVAIFLVLTWLLLPYFPRYGLLWACVAMGVQNAMVSHYKGAIIRTTHLSGVLTDIGLALGYKARGLKVEKRRIFLHLLIFIGFLCGGLIASLLYPYLNLQTFLIPAALSLAMSVAYWIFYFRSSSNSNLD; encoded by the coding sequence ATGCCACTTCAACGTTTACCTAACTGGATTCAACTCGGTGCTTTCTTCCTCGCACTGAATGCAGGGATGGTAAACGTTTTGGGCTTATTTACAGTCCTCCATCAATCTGTTTCACACATGACAGGCAATGTCAGTATGTTAGCAATGAGTTTGCTTGACTGGCAGCCTGAGCATTTTATCTACCTCAGTCTGGTTATCCTTTGCTTTGTGATTGGTTCTTTTTATAGTGGCTTAATCCTTGGCAATAGCAGCGTTGCATTTGGTCGACGTTATGGCCTACCGCTTAGTTTAGTCGCGATCTTTCTGGTTCTCACTTGGCTCTTACTGCCTTATTTTCCACGCTACGGCCTGTTATGGGCCTGTGTTGCCATGGGCGTACAGAATGCCATGGTAAGCCACTACAAAGGTGCAATTATCCGTACAACGCACTTATCTGGCGTGCTGACCGATATCGGTTTAGCTTTAGGCTATAAAGCACGGGGCTTAAAAGTAGAAAAACGCCGTATTTTTCTGCATCTCCTCATCTTTATCGGTTTTTTATGTGGTGGACTCATTGCGAGTCTGCTTTATCCTTATTTAAACTTACAGACCTTTCTCATTCCAGCAGCATTAAGCTTAGCCATGAGTGTTGCCTACTGGATTTTCTATTTTCGTTCTTCATCAAACTCAAATTTGGATTGA
- the sstT gene encoding serine/threonine transporter SstT: MFNVLSRLSLVSKIIIAIFLGIGVALLFPNFTPYLSLLGELFIKALKSVAPILVFVLVLSSIANFQIGQNSNIKPVLVLYVVGMLLAAFSAVTASVLFPSQLFLHLPAETGLQAPGSLAEILKNLLLSFIANPVQAIGEANFIGILAWAIGLGLALRHSSDTTKQVLTDVAGAVNKIIHTVIGFAPVGIFGLVAVTFASEGLATLTSYAHLLAVLIGTMLFVALVINPILVAITMKANPYPLVFTCLKESGITAFFTRSSAANIPVNLDLAQRLGVNEATASVSIPLGATINMAGAAVTITVLTLAAVHTLGIPVDLSTMIILSVVATVSACGASGVAGGSLLLIPVACSLFGISSEVAMQIVAIGMIISVLQDSTETALNSSTDVLFTAAVDFRDHPRS, encoded by the coding sequence ATGTTTAATGTACTGTCTCGCTTGAGCTTAGTTAGCAAAATTATTATCGCTATTTTTCTAGGGATTGGCGTCGCTTTGCTCTTTCCTAACTTTACACCCTACTTAAGTTTATTGGGTGAATTATTCATTAAAGCATTAAAGTCTGTTGCACCGATTTTAGTTTTTGTTTTAGTTCTATCTTCAATTGCAAATTTCCAGATAGGTCAGAACTCAAATATCAAACCTGTACTGGTTTTATATGTAGTCGGGATGTTACTTGCTGCATTCAGTGCTGTAACTGCAAGTGTTTTGTTTCCAAGCCAGCTATTCTTACATTTACCGGCAGAAACTGGTCTTCAAGCACCAGGTAGCCTTGCTGAGATTTTAAAGAATTTACTTTTAAGTTTTATTGCAAACCCTGTTCAAGCCATTGGTGAAGCCAACTTTATTGGTATTCTGGCTTGGGCAATTGGTTTAGGTTTGGCTTTACGACACAGCTCTGACACAACCAAGCAAGTTCTGACTGATGTGGCTGGTGCAGTCAATAAAATCATTCATACCGTAATTGGTTTCGCTCCAGTTGGTATTTTTGGTTTGGTTGCCGTGACATTTGCAAGTGAAGGTCTCGCAACACTGACCAGTTATGCCCACTTATTAGCTGTCCTAATCGGCACAATGTTATTTGTTGCACTGGTGATTAATCCAATCTTGGTTGCGATTACCATGAAGGCCAACCCATATCCATTAGTGTTCACTTGCTTAAAGGAAAGTGGTATTACCGCCTTCTTTACCCGTAGCTCGGCAGCCAATATTCCAGTAAACCTAGATTTGGCACAACGTTTGGGTGTCAATGAAGCAACTGCCAGCGTTTCTATTCCATTGGGTGCAACAATCAACATGGCGGGTGCTGCGGTCACCATTACCGTATTGACACTTGCTGCAGTACACACACTGGGTATCCCTGTTGACTTGAGCACCATGATCATTTTATCAGTGGTTGCAACGGTTTCAGCTTGCGGTGCCTCTGGTGTTGCCGGTGGATCTTTATTGTTAATCCCTGTTGCTTGTAGTTTGTTTGGTATATCATCTGAAGTTGCCATGCAAATTGTTGCGATTGGTATGATTATCAGTGTATTGCAAGATTCAACAGAAACTGCACTAAACTCTTCGACTGACGTCCTGTTTACCGCTGCTGTTGATTTTAGAGACCATCCAAGATCATAG